The Streptomyces luteogriseus genome includes a window with the following:
- a CDS encoding ABC transporter ATP-binding protein, with protein MHPDREAPWTPPADSKEQPRQVRRILGLFRPYRGRLAIVGLLVGAASLVSVATPFLLKEILDVAIPEGRTGLLSLLALGMILSAVLTSVFGVLQTLISTTVGQRVMHDLRTAVYGRLQRMSLAFFTRTRTGEVQSRIANDIGGMQATVTSTATSLVSNVTSVVATIVAMIALDWRLTVVSLLLLPVFVWISRRVGNERRKITTQRQKQMAAMAATVTESLSVSGILLGRTMGRSDSLTKSFSDESEELVDLEVRSNMAGRWRMAVITIVMAALPAVIYWTAGMALQLGGPEVSIGTIVAFVSLQQGLFRPAVSLLSTGVQIQTSLALFQRIFEYLDLPIDITERPDPVRLDRIKGEVRFENVSFGYDGKGAPVLDGIDLTVPAGSSLAIVGSTGAGKSTLGYLVPRLYDVTGGRVTLDGTDVRDLDFDTLARAVGVVSQETYLFHASVAENLRFAKPDATDEELHQAAKAAQIHDHIAALPDGYDTVVGERGHRFSGGEKQRLAIARTILRDPPVLILDEATSALDTRTEAAVQDAIDALSANRTTLTIAHRLSTVRGADQIVVLDSGRAVERGTHEELLEEGGRYAALVRRDAQLEPTR; from the coding sequence ATGCATCCCGACCGTGAAGCCCCCTGGACCCCGCCGGCCGACTCGAAGGAGCAGCCCCGGCAGGTCCGCCGCATCCTCGGCCTCTTCCGCCCCTACCGGGGCCGCCTGGCGATCGTCGGCCTGCTGGTCGGTGCCGCGTCACTGGTCTCGGTGGCCACGCCCTTCCTGCTGAAGGAGATCCTCGACGTCGCGATCCCCGAGGGGCGCACGGGCCTGCTCAGCCTGCTCGCCCTCGGCATGATCCTCAGTGCTGTCCTCACCAGCGTCTTCGGAGTCCTCCAGACCCTGATCTCCACGACCGTCGGCCAGCGCGTCATGCACGACCTGCGCACCGCCGTCTACGGCCGGCTCCAGCGCATGTCCCTCGCCTTCTTCACGCGTACGCGCACGGGCGAGGTGCAGTCGCGCATCGCCAACGACATCGGCGGCATGCAGGCCACCGTCACCTCCACCGCGACCTCCCTGGTCTCCAACGTCACCAGCGTGGTCGCCACGATCGTCGCGATGATCGCCCTGGACTGGCGCCTGACGGTCGTCTCCCTGCTGTTGCTGCCGGTGTTCGTGTGGATCAGCCGCCGCGTCGGCAACGAACGCCGCAAGATCACCACCCAGCGGCAGAAGCAGATGGCCGCGATGGCCGCCACCGTCACCGAGTCGCTCTCCGTCAGCGGCATCCTGCTCGGCCGCACGATGGGCCGCTCCGACTCGCTGACGAAGTCCTTCTCCGACGAGTCCGAGGAACTCGTCGACCTGGAGGTGCGGTCGAACATGGCCGGCCGGTGGCGCATGGCCGTCATCACCATCGTCATGGCCGCCCTGCCCGCCGTCATCTACTGGACCGCCGGCATGGCCCTCCAACTGGGCGGCCCAGAGGTCTCCATCGGCACGATCGTCGCCTTCGTCTCGCTTCAGCAAGGCCTGTTCCGCCCGGCCGTGAGTCTGCTGTCGACCGGAGTGCAGATCCAGACCTCGCTCGCCCTCTTCCAGCGCATCTTCGAGTACCTCGACCTGCCGATCGACATCACCGAGCGCCCCGATCCGGTGCGCCTGGACCGGATCAAGGGCGAGGTCCGCTTCGAGAACGTCTCCTTCGGCTACGACGGCAAGGGCGCCCCCGTCCTCGACGGCATCGACCTCACCGTCCCGGCGGGCAGCAGCCTCGCGATCGTCGGCTCCACCGGCGCCGGTAAGTCGACGCTGGGCTATCTGGTGCCCCGTCTCTACGACGTCACCGGCGGCCGCGTCACCCTCGACGGGACGGACGTCCGCGACCTCGACTTCGACACCCTGGCGCGTGCGGTCGGCGTCGTCTCGCAGGAGACGTACCTCTTCCACGCCTCGGTCGCCGAGAATCTGCGCTTCGCCAAGCCCGACGCCACCGACGAGGAACTGCACCAGGCGGCGAAGGCCGCCCAGATCCACGACCACATCGCGGCCCTGCCCGACGGCTACGACACCGTCGTCGGTGAGCGCGGGCACCGCTTCTCCGGCGGGGAGAAGCAGCGCCTGGCCATCGCCCGCACCATCCTGCGCGACCCGCCGGTGCTCATCCTCGACGAGGCCACCAGCGCGCTGGACACCCGGACCGAGGCCGCCGTCCAGGACGCCATCGACGCCCTGTCGGCCAACCGCACGACCCTCACCATCGCCCACCGGCTGTCCACCGTGCGCGGCGCCGACCAGATCGTGGTCCTCGACTCGGGCCGCGCGGTCGAACGCGGCACGCACGAGGAGCTCCTGGAGGAGGGCGGCCGGTACGCGGCGCTGGTACGCCGGGACGCTCAACTGGAACCGACAAGATGA
- the mltG gene encoding endolytic transglycosylase MltG encodes MQKNTPPRSTIRLTRRGRIALVATGAVVVGTAVAVPLLTLGTEEESRPATLAIPEGWRASQVYTAVDKALALPAGSTKKSLDKAALKLPNDAAGNPEGYLFPATYPLQEKATPDKLLALMVDTANEKFNGAPIAAGAQRNAMNVYQAVTIASIVQAEAATRADMGRVARVIFNRLERGMPLQMDSTINYALNRSTLRTTESDTRIESPYNSYQRMGLPPTPIGNPGEEAMRAAINPPPGNWLYFVTVRPGETRFTADYQEHQRNVAEFNAQTKKKSGAQAAG; translated from the coding sequence ATGCAGAAGAACACTCCGCCACGGAGCACGATTCGACTGACGCGCAGGGGCCGTATCGCCCTCGTCGCGACCGGAGCCGTCGTGGTCGGTACCGCCGTGGCGGTGCCGCTGCTGACCCTGGGGACCGAGGAGGAGAGCCGGCCCGCGACCCTGGCGATCCCCGAGGGATGGCGCGCGAGCCAGGTGTACACGGCCGTCGACAAGGCACTCGCCCTGCCCGCCGGCAGTACCAAGAAGTCCCTGGACAAGGCGGCCCTGAAACTGCCGAACGACGCCGCGGGCAATCCGGAGGGCTATCTCTTCCCGGCCACCTATCCGCTCCAGGAGAAGGCCACACCGGACAAGCTCCTCGCGCTGATGGTCGACACCGCGAACGAGAAGTTCAACGGCGCGCCCATCGCCGCCGGGGCGCAGCGCAACGCCATGAACGTGTACCAGGCCGTCACCATCGCGAGCATCGTCCAGGCGGAGGCGGCCACCAGGGCCGACATGGGCAGGGTGGCCCGGGTGATCTTCAACCGACTCGAGCGCGGCATGCCGCTGCAGATGGACTCCACCATCAACTACGCCCTCAACCGCTCCACCCTCCGTACGACGGAGAGCGACACGCGGATCGAGAGCCCCTACAACTCGTACCAGCGCATGGGTCTGCCGCCCACGCCCATCGGCAACCCCGGCGAGGAGGCGATGCGCGCGGCCATCAACCCGCCCCCGGGCAACTGGCTGTACTTCGTCACCGTACGCCCGGGCGAGACCCGCTTCACGGCGGACTACCAGGAACACCAGCGCAACGTCGCGGAGTTCAACGCGCAGACGAAGAAGAAGAGCGGGGCGCAGGCGGCCGGGTGA
- a CDS encoding NAD(P)-binding domain-containing protein translates to MNNTREVEVVVTGAGQAGLAAGYHLRRSGFEPGSDFVVLDHSPGPGGAWQFRWPSLTYGKVHGMHALPGMELTDADPERPSAEVIREYFDRYERTFDLRVRRPVDVRAVREGSGGRLLVETSDGVWSTRALINATGTWDRPFWPRYPGQETFRGRQLHTAQYPGPEEFAGQRVVVVGGGASGTQHLLEIASYAAATTWVTRRPPVFREGPFDEDAGRAAVALVEERVRQGLPPRSVVSVTGLPLNDAIRQGIEDGVLDRQPMFDRITPTGVDWQDGRHIDADVILWATGFRAAIDHLAPLRLRAPGGGIRMDGTHAAADPRIHLVGYGPSASTIGANRAGRAAVRDIRRLLEREPAAA, encoded by the coding sequence GTGAACAACACGCGCGAGGTCGAGGTAGTCGTCACAGGAGCCGGTCAGGCCGGTCTGGCAGCCGGCTATCACCTGCGGCGGTCCGGTTTCGAGCCGGGCAGCGACTTCGTCGTGCTGGACCACTCCCCCGGCCCCGGCGGCGCCTGGCAGTTCCGCTGGCCGTCGCTGACGTACGGCAAGGTGCACGGGATGCACGCCCTGCCGGGCATGGAGCTCACGGACGCCGACCCGGAACGCCCGTCCGCCGAGGTGATCCGTGAGTACTTCGACCGCTACGAGCGGACCTTCGACCTGCGGGTCAGGCGCCCGGTGGACGTACGGGCGGTGCGCGAGGGGTCCGGCGGGCGGCTGCTCGTGGAGACCTCGGACGGGGTGTGGTCGACCCGGGCGCTGATCAACGCGACCGGCACCTGGGACCGGCCGTTCTGGCCGCGCTATCCGGGCCAGGAGACGTTCCGGGGGCGGCAGTTGCACACCGCGCAGTACCCCGGCCCCGAGGAGTTCGCCGGGCAGCGGGTCGTGGTCGTGGGCGGCGGCGCCTCGGGCACCCAGCATCTGCTGGAGATCGCCTCGTACGCGGCGGCCACCACCTGGGTGACGCGGCGCCCGCCGGTCTTCCGCGAGGGCCCCTTCGACGAAGACGCCGGACGCGCGGCGGTGGCGCTCGTCGAGGAACGGGTACGGCAGGGGCTGCCGCCCCGCAGCGTCGTCTCGGTCACCGGGCTGCCGCTCAACGACGCGATCCGGCAGGGCATCGAGGACGGGGTGCTCGACCGGCAGCCGATGTTCGACCGCATCACGCCCACGGGAGTGGACTGGCAGGACGGCCGCCACATCGACGCCGACGTCATCCTCTGGGCCACCGGCTTCCGCGCGGCCATCGACCACCTCGCACCGCTGCGGCTGCGGGCCCCGGGCGGCGGCATCCGCATGGACGGCACGCACGCGGCCGCGGACCCGCGCATCCATCTGGTCGGCTACGGACCGTCGGCCAGCACCATCGGAGCCAACCGGGCAGGCCGCGCGGCCGTGCGGGACATCAGGCGCCTGCTGGAGCGGGAGCCGGCCGCGGCGTGA
- a CDS encoding serine hydrolase domain-containing protein has protein sequence MRRTPSRRLFAAVLLVASVLAPMAVMPAAAAPGPGAARHDRGDSPRHGLGAELTERLDRAVAEAREQAGIPGVVVGLWMPGKGSYVRATGVADTVTRLPMTADSSVRIGSETKTFTVTALLELVDDGRIGLDDPIAKYVRGVPNGHRITLRQLAGMRSGLFPYTADAGFLHDLLSDPERYFNPREVLTYGFRHANTFGPGEDFQYSNTNLVLLGLVIEKVTGRKLADVLHERVLRPAGLRHTLFPQDDEFPEPHPRGYTDQTLSGEVEDVTDWNPSWAWAAGAMISDLHDLRRWAKVVATGELLSPQTQAQRLRMLPTGYPGTDYGLGIFETNGWIGHNGSIPGYETVTVYLPSQKATLVIMINTDVVVDGQEPSTLLARAVTAVATPDNVYDGSVVTRP, from the coding sequence ATGCGACGTACTCCCTCTCGCCGTCTGTTCGCCGCAGTACTGCTCGTGGCGTCCGTGCTGGCCCCGATGGCGGTGATGCCCGCCGCGGCGGCCCCAGGCCCCGGCGCCGCCCGCCACGACCGGGGCGACTCCCCGCGGCACGGTCTCGGAGCCGAGCTCACCGAACGGCTCGACCGCGCCGTCGCGGAGGCCCGCGAGCAGGCCGGCATCCCCGGGGTCGTCGTCGGGCTGTGGATGCCGGGCAAGGGGAGCTACGTCCGCGCCACCGGCGTGGCCGACACCGTCACCCGCCTGCCGATGACCGCCGACTCCTCCGTGCGGATCGGCAGCGAGACCAAGACCTTCACGGTCACCGCGCTGCTCGAACTCGTGGACGACGGCCGGATCGGGCTGGACGACCCGATCGCGAAGTACGTCAGGGGCGTGCCGAACGGCCACCGGATCACCCTGCGCCAGCTCGCCGGGATGCGCAGCGGCCTGTTCCCGTACACCGCCGACGCCGGCTTCCTCCACGACCTGCTCAGCGACCCGGAGCGGTACTTCAACCCCCGCGAGGTCCTCACCTACGGTTTCCGGCACGCGAACACCTTCGGGCCGGGCGAGGACTTCCAGTACTCCAACACCAATCTCGTCCTGCTCGGCCTGGTGATCGAGAAGGTCACCGGACGCAAGCTCGCCGACGTCCTCCATGAGCGGGTGCTGCGCCCGGCCGGCCTGCGCCACACCCTGTTCCCGCAGGACGACGAGTTCCCCGAGCCGCACCCGCGCGGCTACACCGACCAGACGCTCAGCGGCGAGGTCGAGGACGTCACCGACTGGAACCCCAGCTGGGCCTGGGCGGCCGGGGCGATGATCTCGGACCTGCACGACCTGCGCCGCTGGGCGAAGGTCGTCGCCACCGGCGAACTGCTCAGCCCGCAGACCCAGGCGCAGCGTCTGAGGATGCTGCCCACCGGCTACCCCGGCACCGATTACGGCCTCGGCATCTTCGAGACCAACGGCTGGATCGGCCACAACGGCTCGATCCCGGGCTACGAGACCGTGACCGTCTACCTGCCCTCGCAGAAGGCCACCCTGGTCATCATGATCAACACGGATGTCGTGGTCGACGGCCAGGAACCGTCGACGCTGCTCGCCCGGGCGGTCACCGCTGTCGCGACCCCCGACAACGTCTACGACGGCTCGGTCGTCACCAGGCCGTGA
- a CDS encoding secondary thiamine-phosphate synthase enzyme YjbQ has product MSDVFTTRVLDVSTGAAEKVLDITGECESFLREAAGGRDGLLNVFVPHATAGIAVLETGAGSDDDLLAALHTLLPADDRWQHRHGSPGHGRDHVLPALVPPHATLPVLGGRLELGTWQSVCLVDTNRDNPQRKVRLSFLG; this is encoded by the coding sequence ATGTCAGATGTCTTCACCACCCGAGTTCTCGACGTCAGCACCGGTGCCGCGGAGAAGGTCCTCGACATCACGGGCGAATGCGAGTCCTTCCTGCGCGAGGCGGCGGGCGGCCGTGACGGCCTCCTCAACGTCTTCGTTCCGCACGCCACGGCCGGTATCGCCGTTCTGGAGACCGGCGCCGGCAGCGACGACGACCTCCTGGCCGCGCTGCACACCCTGCTGCCCGCCGACGACCGCTGGCAGCACCGGCACGGCAGCCCCGGCCACGGCCGCGACCATGTGCTGCCCGCTCTCGTCCCGCCCCACGCGACCCTGCCGGTGCTGGGTGGCCGGCTGGAGCTCGGCACCTGGCAATCGGTGTGCCTGGTGGACACCAACAGGGACAACCCGCAACGGAAGGTGCGCCTGAGTTTCCTGGGGTGA
- a CDS encoding SpoIIE family protein phosphatase: MVRSGEEPRPAGRATDGTGPASLRELFLQGEPVESGVRTSILNSWRRSRSLGLSPDTSDLPYREDFDPGGRIVRAAVPVLDRLQATFAGSQVNISVADANGTVLLRRFGDPAMARSLPAIQVVPGFVFAEQVAGTNGIGLALAERQLIRVYGAEHFAERSQQSACVALPVRDPLSGRIEGVLCLGYPRGFERPALGVAIRRAAEGIERRLLGQSSARERALLRTYLATGAGTGPLRGVALDALANEFHPRDQAILREKAAELISGAQRGAAEVTLPDGRRVTLVSRPVASGSGVQGIAIEAVLAGSPVGEPFAIPHQSDELSGLTAPAVPLFAGRPALTLPSGHVGVPSGPVFTADGGDGTDDGVRTDGVGADGSTADASEPASADGTASNAPEPVTTDGTALSGPEPVTAEERRHTAAPAAADGGPAPVEPAATGGGPAPADSGASPVEPATLNGTRAPAAPDRAFAEPDPAPTAARAPGGAESDPVLAAGGGRRAVGEHAEAAFPARGLVMLGEPQVGAYALAARRRLELLSEASSRIGTTLDVRRTAEELAETAVPGLADFVTIDLPDAVLRGEESADPLTDLRRTVVHGIHEGLPFTPPGERVGFGPTTPQLRCLGSGEAVLEPDLKVAAGWLAQDPEHTERLLAHVHSLIAVPLVARGVVLGVAGFYRAGGSFGDDDRSLAQELASRAALSIDNARRYTHERTMVLALQRRLLPHGLPDQDAVEVAHRYLPAESDVGGDWYDVIPLSGARVGFLVGDVVGHGMLSAATMGRLRTAARSFAELDFPPEEVLTHLDNLVGRLDRDDPDGKGAGVIGATCLYAVYDPTVQRCLMARAGHPPPALVHPDGTVTYPDLPAGPPLGLGGLPFDAVEMDLPAGSQLVLYTDGLIEDRHRDVYLVLEQLREALAHPERAPEETCQAVLDTVAPAHPHDDIALLVARVHALDPGRIATWELAADPALVGEVRASALRWLSGWGLDETAFAAELILSELITNAIRHGADPIRVRLLYGRTLICEVSDASNTAPHLRRAASTDEGGRGLFLVAQLSQSWGTRYLPEGKVIWAECGLEAA; encoded by the coding sequence GTGGTTCGATCCGGCGAGGAGCCCAGGCCGGCGGGGCGTGCGACGGACGGCACGGGGCCCGCGAGTCTTCGCGAGCTGTTTCTCCAGGGCGAGCCGGTCGAGTCGGGCGTGCGGACGTCCATCCTGAACTCCTGGCGCCGCTCCCGGTCCCTGGGGCTGTCACCCGACACGTCCGACCTGCCCTACCGGGAGGACTTCGACCCGGGCGGCCGTATCGTCCGGGCGGCCGTGCCGGTGCTCGACCGGCTGCAGGCCACGTTCGCCGGCAGCCAGGTCAACATCTCGGTCGCCGACGCGAACGGCACGGTACTGCTGCGCCGCTTCGGGGATCCGGCGATGGCCAGGAGCCTCCCGGCCATCCAGGTGGTCCCGGGATTCGTGTTCGCCGAGCAGGTCGCCGGTACCAACGGCATCGGGCTGGCCCTGGCGGAGCGGCAGCTCATCCGTGTCTACGGCGCCGAGCACTTCGCCGAGCGCTCCCAGCAGAGCGCCTGCGTCGCGCTGCCCGTCCGCGACCCGCTCAGCGGGCGCATCGAGGGCGTCCTGTGTCTCGGTTACCCGCGCGGCTTCGAGCGGCCCGCCCTGGGAGTCGCGATCCGCCGGGCGGCCGAGGGCATCGAGCGGCGGCTGCTGGGGCAGAGCTCCGCGCGCGAGCGGGCCCTGCTGCGGACGTACCTGGCCACCGGGGCCGGAACCGGTCCGCTCCGCGGTGTGGCGCTGGACGCGCTGGCGAACGAGTTCCACCCCCGTGACCAGGCCATCCTCAGGGAGAAGGCCGCCGAGCTCATCTCCGGTGCGCAGCGGGGTGCCGCCGAGGTGACGCTGCCCGACGGCCGGCGGGTGACGCTCGTGAGCCGTCCGGTGGCGAGCGGTTCCGGTGTGCAGGGCATCGCGATCGAGGCCGTCCTGGCCGGTTCCCCGGTGGGGGAGCCGTTCGCCATACCGCACCAGTCGGACGAGCTGTCCGGTCTCACCGCCCCCGCCGTTCCGCTCTTCGCCGGGCGTCCGGCACTCACCCTGCCGTCCGGGCACGTCGGCGTTCCCTCCGGCCCGGTCTTCACGGCCGACGGGGGCGATGGGACCGACGACGGTGTCAGGACCGACGGTGTCGGGGCCGACGGGAGTACCGCCGACGCCTCTGAGCCGGCTTCGGCGGACGGCACCGCCTCGAACGCCCCGGAGCCCGTCACGACGGACGGCACCGCCCTCAGCGGTCCGGAGCCCGTCACGGCCGAGGAGCGTCGGCACACCGCAGCGCCCGCCGCCGCCGACGGCGGCCCGGCCCCGGTCGAGCCCGCCGCAACCGGCGGCGGCCCGGCCCCGGCCGACAGCGGCGCGAGTCCCGTCGAGCCCGCCACTCTCAACGGCACCCGGGCCCCTGCCGCACCCGACCGTGCCTTCGCCGAGCCCGACCCGGCCCCCACGGCCGCCCGAGCCCCGGGAGGCGCCGAGTCCGACCCTGTCCTCGCAGCCGGCGGAGGCCGCCGTGCGGTGGGTGAGCACGCCGAAGCGGCGTTCCCGGCCAGGGGACTGGTGATGCTGGGGGAGCCGCAGGTCGGGGCCTACGCGCTGGCCGCCCGCCGGCGTCTTGAGCTGCTGTCCGAGGCCAGCAGCCGCATCGGCACCACCCTGGACGTGCGCCGCACCGCAGAGGAACTGGCCGAGACCGCGGTCCCCGGACTGGCCGACTTCGTCACCATCGACCTGCCCGATGCCGTGCTGCGCGGCGAGGAGTCCGCCGACCCCCTCACCGACCTGCGCCGCACGGTCGTCCACGGCATCCACGAGGGCCTGCCCTTCACCCCGCCCGGTGAGCGCGTCGGCTTCGGCCCGACCACGCCCCAGCTGCGCTGCCTCGGCAGCGGCGAGGCCGTGCTGGAGCCGGACCTGAAGGTGGCCGCGGGCTGGCTCGCCCAGGACCCCGAGCACACCGAGCGCCTCCTGGCCCACGTGCACTCCCTCATCGCCGTGCCCCTGGTCGCCCGCGGTGTCGTCCTGGGCGTCGCCGGCTTCTACCGCGCCGGGGGCTCCTTCGGGGACGACGACCGCTCCCTGGCGCAGGAACTCGCCTCACGTGCCGCCCTGTCCATCGACAACGCCCGGCGCTACACCCATGAGCGCACCATGGTCCTGGCCCTCCAGCGCCGGCTCCTGCCGCACGGCCTGCCCGACCAGGACGCCGTCGAGGTGGCCCATCGCTACCTGCCCGCCGAGTCCGACGTGGGCGGCGACTGGTACGACGTCATCCCCCTGTCCGGCGCCCGCGTCGGCTTCCTCGTCGGCGATGTCGTCGGCCACGGCATGCTCTCCGCGGCCACCATGGGCCGGCTGCGCACCGCGGCCCGCAGTTTCGCCGAGCTCGACTTCCCGCCGGAGGAGGTCCTCACCCACCTGGACAACCTCGTGGGCCGGCTGGACAGGGACGACCCCGACGGCAAGGGCGCCGGCGTCATCGGCGCGACCTGCCTGTACGCCGTCTACGACCCGACAGTGCAGCGCTGCCTGATGGCCCGCGCCGGACACCCGCCCCCCGCGCTCGTCCACCCCGACGGCACCGTGACCTACCCCGACCTCCCCGCCGGGCCCCCGCTCGGCCTCGGCGGCCTGCCCTTCGACGCCGTCGAGATGGACCTGCCCGCGGGCAGTCAGCTGGTCCTGTACACCGACGGGCTCATCGAGGACCGGCACCGCGACGTCTACCTGGTCCTGGAACAGTTGCGCGAGGCCCTGGCCCACCCCGAGCGGGCCCCGGAGGAGACCTGTCAGGCGGTCCTGGACACCGTGGCACCCGCCCACCCGCACGACGACATCGCCCTGCTCGTCGCCCGTGTGCACGCCCTGGATCCCGGCCGGATCGCGACCTGGGAGCTGGCCGCCGACCCGGCGCTCGTCGGAGAGGTCCGGGCGTCCGCCCTGCGGTGGCTGTCCGGCTGGGGGCTCGACGAGACCGCGTTCGCCGCGGAGCTGATCCTCAGCGAGCTGATCACCAACGCCATCCGGCACGGCGCCGATCCCATCCGGGTGCGCCTGCTCTACGGCCGGACCCTGATCTGCGAGGTCTCCGACGCCAGCAACACCGCTCCGCATCTGCGCCGGGCCGCCAGTACGGACGAGGGCGGACGCGGTCTCTTCCTCGTGGCGCAGCTCTCGCAGAGCTGGGGCACGCGCTACCTGCCCGAGGGCAAGGTCATCTGGGCCGAGTGCGGGCTCGAGGCGGCGTGA
- a CDS encoding sugar ABC transporter ATP-binding protein, with translation MRDVPDTPPEAASPFGAEPLVRIRGLGKRFGGTVALAGADLDVHPGSVLALLGPNGAGKSTLIKILAGVHRADAGQVTVAGEPLGSSTATRSMSFIHQDLGLVEWMTVAENIALTTGYGRRTGLISWRRTRARCVEALGVVAAHLDPDTPVSGLPPADRSLVAIARALAARARLIVLDEPTARLPAADCARLFRVLHDLRDRGHAILYVSHRLDEVYRVADTFVVLRDGRVVSHGRLAGHSPERLVRDIVGEADEPAAHRPAGAPAGAPPVLTLDGVRTARAGPVGLELAPGEVLGLVGLSDAGHTDLGRALAGAGPLLGGRALLHGRPYRPRTVAEAVALGVGLVPGDRLREGCLAELTVRENLLANPRAGGPPAPRWIGPRGERARAAALMERFSVRPRDSETPIATLSGGNQQKVMIGRWLRTDLRLLILEEPTASVDVGAKAAIHRLLHEALEAGLAVLLLSTDFEEVASVCRRTLVFVRGTVTAELSGPALTVAGLTRAASAMPPSTAGHP, from the coding sequence GTGCGCGACGTTCCCGACACACCCCCGGAGGCCGCTTCACCCTTCGGGGCGGAACCCCTCGTCCGGATCCGCGGACTCGGCAAGCGGTTCGGCGGCACCGTCGCGCTGGCCGGAGCCGATCTCGACGTCCACCCCGGCAGCGTTCTCGCCCTGCTCGGGCCCAACGGCGCCGGGAAGTCCACGCTCATCAAGATCCTCGCCGGGGTCCACCGCGCCGACGCGGGACAGGTCACCGTCGCCGGGGAACCCCTCGGCAGCTCCACCGCCACCCGGAGCATGTCGTTCATCCACCAGGACCTCGGTCTCGTGGAGTGGATGACCGTCGCGGAGAACATCGCCCTGACCACCGGGTACGGACGCCGGACCGGGCTGATCTCCTGGCGGCGCACCCGCGCGCGCTGTGTCGAGGCGCTGGGGGTCGTCGCCGCCCACCTCGATCCCGACACGCCGGTCTCCGGCCTCCCGCCGGCCGACCGCTCGCTGGTCGCGATCGCCCGGGCCCTGGCGGCACGCGCGCGGCTCATCGTCCTCGACGAGCCGACCGCCCGTCTGCCCGCCGCGGACTGTGCCCGCCTCTTCCGCGTTCTGCACGACCTGCGCGACCGGGGACATGCCATCCTCTACGTCAGCCACCGCCTGGACGAGGTGTACCGGGTCGCCGACACCTTCGTCGTCCTGCGGGACGGCCGCGTCGTCAGCCACGGCCGGCTCGCCGGCCACAGCCCCGAGCGCCTGGTCCGCGACATCGTCGGCGAGGCGGACGAGCCGGCCGCGCACCGCCCCGCCGGGGCCCCGGCCGGCGCACCCCCCGTCCTGACCCTCGACGGCGTGCGCACCGCCCGGGCCGGACCCGTCGGCCTGGAGCTCGCGCCCGGGGAGGTCCTCGGCCTGGTCGGCCTCTCCGACGCCGGGCACACGGACCTGGGCCGCGCCCTCGCCGGGGCCGGGCCCCTCCTCGGCGGGCGGGCCCTGCTGCACGGGCGGCCGTACCGCCCCCGCACGGTCGCGGAGGCCGTCGCCCTCGGGGTCGGGCTCGTGCCGGGCGACCGGCTGCGGGAGGGCTGCCTCGCCGAACTGACCGTGCGCGAGAACCTCCTGGCCAACCCGCGTGCGGGAGGCCCGCCGGCACCGCGCTGGATCGGCCCCCGTGGCGAACGGGCCCGGGCCGCCGCGCTGATGGAACGGTTCTCGGTGCGCCCCCGCGACAGCGAGACGCCCATCGCCACGCTCTCCGGCGGCAACCAGCAGAAGGTCATGATCGGCCGCTGGCTGCGGACGGACCTGCGGCTGCTCATCCTGGAGGAGCCGACCGCGAGCGTCGACGTAGGCGCCAAGGCCGCGATCCACCGCCTGCTCCACGAAGCCCTGGAGGCGGGCCTCGCCGTGCTGCTGCTGTCCACCGACTTCGAGGAGGTGGCGAGCGTGTGCCGGCGCACGCTGGTCTTCGTGCGCGGCACCGTGACGGCCGAACTGAGCGGCCCCGCCCTCACCGTCGCCGGACTCACCCGGGCGGCCTCGGCCATGCCCCCGTCCACGGCCGGGCACCCGTGA